The following coding sequences lie in one Nitrospira sp. genomic window:
- a CDS encoding PilZ domain-containing protein — translation MIDTTVNWRIHRRLPVAYPVIFGGAPFVGEGVVSNLSLSGCSVTCEWTVLTGSYVKLSVILPDPTSSLFIELGKIRWVHKNTFGVEFIRLPAITRHRLDRVVSEQFPLELNLIPASV, via the coding sequence ATGATAGATACAACGGTCAATTGGCGAATCCATCGTCGGCTTCCCGTGGCATATCCTGTGATATTTGGAGGCGCCCCGTTTGTGGGGGAAGGCGTCGTTTCCAACCTTTCTCTTTCCGGTTGTTCTGTGACCTGTGAGTGGACGGTTCTCACAGGAAGCTACGTGAAGCTGAGCGTTATCTTGCCAGACCCCACATCCTCTCTGTTCATCGAATTGGGGAAGATCCGTTGGGTTCACAAAAATACTTTCGGTGTTGAGTTTATTCGACTACCAGCGATCACCCGACATCGATTGGATCGAGTGGTATCTGAACAATTCCCTCTCGAGCTAAACCTGATTCCCGCATCAGTCTGA
- a CDS encoding SDR family oxidoreductase: MNQRVALITGGAKGIGRGIALDLAAQQSRIAICYRTSEAAAQQTAQDITTRGGEALVIRCDVSDPVASKNLVAQVEQTWGRIDVLINGAGPYHRINLFDETVAGWNEMFDGNLHPIFYLARAVAPGMKARKVGRIISFSMANADQMEAQPDVTGHYIAKAGVLILTRTLAKLLAPYGITVNAISPGFIDSGSAPPQELAAMTKRIPAGYIGTVDDTIAAVRYLLSEEARYVNGANIQISGAWGI, encoded by the coding sequence ATGAACCAGCGCGTCGCATTGATCACTGGTGGGGCAAAAGGCATCGGACGGGGAATTGCCCTCGACCTCGCCGCCCAACAATCGAGGATCGCCATCTGCTACCGAACGAGTGAGGCAGCCGCACAACAGACGGCACAAGACATCACGACCCGCGGCGGGGAGGCCCTTGTGATCCGGTGTGATGTCTCAGACCCGGTAGCCTCGAAGAACTTAGTGGCACAAGTTGAACAAACGTGGGGGCGAATCGATGTTCTCATCAATGGAGCTGGCCCCTATCACCGCATCAACCTGTTCGACGAAACCGTTGCGGGGTGGAACGAGATGTTCGACGGCAACCTGCATCCCATCTTCTACCTTGCTCGGGCCGTTGCACCAGGCATGAAGGCCCGTAAAGTGGGCAGGATTATCAGTTTCAGTATGGCCAATGCTGATCAGATGGAAGCACAGCCTGATGTCACCGGCCATTACATTGCCAAAGCAGGCGTCCTCATTCTCACACGCACGTTAGCCAAGCTCCTGGCTCCCTATGGGATTACGGTCAACGCTATTTCGCCCGGCTTCATCGACTCCGGCAGCGCCCCACCTCAGGAACTTGCGGCCATGACGAAACGCATTCCTGCTGGGTACATCGGAACGGTTGATGATACGATTGCCGCAGTCCGATATTTGCTCAGCGAAGAAGCCCGGTACGTCAATGGCGCGAATATCCAAATCAGCGGAGCCTGGGGGATATAG
- a CDS encoding DUF3015 domain-containing protein, protein MLKKVLMFSIAVLFGAQAGLAMASNPDTGPGCGLGKLAWGEYKGQKEILPQVLQTTTNGTFWSQTFGISFGTSGCTNDGKIMGEHKTTMFASLNFDALTAEMAQGQGEHLTSLATLMGVPAERHAEFFAMTQERYTSLVQAGETSPVALVKSLNDAIAGHPVLAQASIR, encoded by the coding sequence ATGTTGAAGAAAGTGCTTATGTTTTCTATCGCCGTCCTGTTTGGTGCCCAGGCAGGTCTTGCAATGGCGTCTAATCCAGATACGGGGCCAGGCTGCGGTTTAGGGAAGCTGGCGTGGGGCGAGTATAAGGGCCAGAAGGAAATCCTTCCTCAAGTGCTGCAGACGACCACAAATGGTACCTTTTGGAGCCAGACGTTCGGCATCAGCTTCGGAACCTCCGGCTGCACCAATGATGGAAAAATCATGGGTGAGCACAAGACCACGATGTTCGCGTCGCTGAACTTCGACGCCCTCACGGCGGAAATGGCTCAGGGACAGGGCGAGCACCTGACCTCACTCGCGACTCTGATGGGCGTGCCGGCTGAGCGCCACGCGGAGTTTTTTGCCATGACTCAGGAACGCTATACGTCACTGGTCCAAGCTGGAGAAACGTCTCCAGTGGCCTTGGTGAAGTCTCTCAATGATGCGATCGCGGGCCATCCGGTCCTCGCTCAAGCATCGATTCGCTAA
- a CDS encoding TIGR00266 family protein, with translation MRSEILYPGAFPMVRVELAEGEHIKAESGAMVACSPTIDIESKMEGGFLGALSRKFLTGEKFFFQTLRASRGAGEALLAPTVPGEIVVLELDGVNEYMVQKDGFLAGADGIAIDSQMQSMTRGLLGGEGFFILKMSGKGMLVLNSFGAIHKIELKPNQEYIVDNSHLVAWSTTTTYNIEKATSGWVASFTSGEGFVCRFRGPGIVYIQSRNPRGFGSWVRQFIPVSE, from the coding sequence ATGAGAAGCGAAATTCTGTATCCCGGGGCATTTCCGATGGTGCGAGTGGAGCTGGCTGAGGGAGAACATATCAAAGCGGAATCAGGTGCGATGGTGGCCTGCTCGCCGACTATCGACATTGAAAGTAAAATGGAGGGAGGGTTCCTCGGCGCCCTGTCGAGAAAGTTTCTGACAGGGGAGAAGTTTTTCTTCCAGACGTTACGTGCCAGTCGGGGTGCCGGCGAGGCGCTGCTGGCTCCGACGGTGCCGGGTGAAATCGTTGTGCTGGAGCTTGATGGCGTCAATGAGTATATGGTGCAGAAAGACGGATTCCTGGCCGGTGCGGATGGAATTGCCATAGACAGCCAAATGCAGAGCATGACTCGAGGATTGCTGGGTGGGGAGGGGTTCTTCATCCTCAAGATGAGCGGAAAAGGGATGCTCGTCCTGAACAGTTTCGGCGCTATTCACAAGATCGAGTTGAAGCCTAATCAGGAATATATTGTCGACAATAGCCACCTCGTGGCGTGGTCGACCACAACCACGTATAACATCGAAAAAGCCACCTCCGGTTGGGTCGCCAGCTTCACGTCGGGAGAAGGGTTCGTCTGCCGATTTCGTGGACCGGGTATCGTGTATATTCAAAGCCGCAATCCCCGCGGCTTCGGTTCATGGGTACGACAGTTCATCCCAGTCTCCGAATAG
- a CDS encoding alpha/beta hydrolase — MSLLDQFFVYYPESWQDRDWARLTGLPLEDVWFQATDRSRLFGWYVEAAANRPVLLWCHGNAGNIINRLDNLKLLYQMGLSVFLFDYRGYGKSQNIRPTEQGFYDDAVGAYDYLTRVRKIRPERIVLFGRSLGASVAGELAAQRPASALILESSFPSIEAVAKFYYGGVPVHWLLGAAHRLIDRLPQLSLPKLIIHGDKDEIIPIEFGRQVFDAAKSPKEWYVIEGAGHNDTYVVGGKDYFRRVGEFIRKALVA; from the coding sequence ATGAGCCTGCTTGACCAATTCTTCGTCTATTACCCCGAATCATGGCAGGATCGAGACTGGGCAAGGCTGACCGGTTTGCCGCTCGAAGATGTGTGGTTTCAGGCCACTGATAGGTCGCGACTTTTCGGCTGGTATGTTGAAGCAGCCGCCAACCGTCCCGTCTTACTCTGGTGCCATGGCAATGCGGGCAACATCATCAATCGCCTCGATAATCTGAAGCTTCTCTACCAGATGGGACTGTCCGTCTTCTTGTTCGACTATCGGGGATATGGGAAGAGTCAGAATATTCGTCCCACGGAGCAGGGTTTCTATGATGATGCCGTTGGGGCATATGACTACCTGACCAGAGTCAGAAAGATTCGTCCCGAACGAATTGTGCTGTTCGGGCGGTCGCTGGGAGCGTCCGTGGCAGGAGAACTCGCAGCCCAACGGCCTGCCTCGGCCTTGATTCTCGAGTCATCATTTCCTTCTATCGAGGCAGTGGCCAAATTCTATTATGGGGGGGTACCTGTGCATTGGCTCCTCGGAGCCGCACATCGATTGATCGACAGGCTCCCGCAGCTGTCGCTTCCCAAGCTGATCATCCATGGAGACAAGGACGAGATTATTCCCATTGAGTTTGGTCGCCAGGTCTTCGACGCGGCCAAATCACCCAAGGAATGGTATGTGATCGAAGGTGCCGGACATAACGACACGTATGTCGTCGGTGGGAAGGACTACTTCCGTCGAGTTGGAGAGTTCATCCGAAAAGCACTTGTCGCCTAA
- a CDS encoding TIGR04282 family arsenosugar biosynthesis glycosyltransferase produces the protein MPTAPSLDRNLTRGTALVIFAKAPVPGQVKTRLCPPLTPDEAATLHGSFVLDTLERTKAAVGKLKLDMDRYLACAPSTTHVFFKIMEERQGVKLIDQVGADLGARMHEAVKIMFGRGYRQTIITGTDVPTLPLNLFEQALTSLKDHDVVLGPALDGGYYLMGINQAVPELFSDIPWSTDQVLRLTQEKAARLGLKTALLQPWRDVDTLDDLEALIEACTTDSKKSKNERVVSTRTAGVLQALTKRLRSRT, from the coding sequence ATGCCGACTGCTCCTTCCCTTGACCGGAACTTGACTCGTGGTACCGCTCTGGTCATCTTTGCCAAGGCCCCCGTTCCCGGGCAGGTCAAGACGCGCCTCTGCCCACCGCTGACTCCCGACGAGGCCGCCACACTCCACGGCAGCTTTGTACTCGATACACTCGAACGCACCAAAGCAGCCGTTGGAAAGCTGAAGTTGGACATGGATCGCTACCTTGCCTGCGCCCCATCCACTACCCATGTATTTTTCAAGATCATGGAAGAGCGGCAAGGTGTCAAATTGATCGATCAAGTCGGAGCTGATCTCGGTGCACGAATGCATGAGGCGGTAAAGATAATGTTCGGGCGAGGCTATCGCCAAACCATCATCACCGGCACTGATGTCCCCACGTTGCCGCTCAACCTTTTTGAACAGGCCCTCACCTCGCTGAAAGACCATGATGTCGTCCTCGGTCCAGCGCTCGACGGTGGCTATTATCTGATGGGGATCAACCAGGCAGTCCCAGAACTATTTTCTGACATCCCATGGTCGACCGACCAAGTGCTGAGGCTCACACAAGAGAAAGCAGCCAGGCTTGGTTTGAAGACGGCCTTGCTACAACCCTGGCGCGACGTGGATACATTGGACGATCTGGAAGCATTGATCGAAGCGTGCACAACCGACAGCAAGAAATCCAAAAATGAGCGAGTTGTTTCGACCCGCACCGCCGGTGTCCTCCAAGCGCTCACGAAACGACTTCGTTCAAGAACATGA
- a CDS encoding DUF4105 domain-containing protein, which translates to MSEAQSPDHESYLAQLIEQAQQKKLAEQRDWRLLLHYRKGLFGEYESEQDDPGFFLSPNGKTNPEAELAATLAQFFSSELVGRSKQPAQCAFVARYHWLKEQLTFDSARLPQLACERFDRWYEDFEVDSVSLIFPSSYLNNPASMFGHTLFRVDQKGQTEQTRILSYTINYAADVPPNSGLLYPIRGIFGSYRGYFSTIPYYLKVQQYRDIENRDIWEYRLNLTENQLRRFLMHTWELGNAYFDYFYFKENCSYHILALLDYADPNLHLTDEFLFWTVPADTVRLIISKPGLVSGITYRPSRSTIIKRKRESLPAAERDLAQRVTQDLGELTSPAFTHLTPPKQAFVLDLASDFLRSQIETKKDPKPEWKERNRAVLTARSRLRIPSEEFSVRPFAKQPELGHKMLQATLGGGWRNNDTFEEATFRGGYHSLLDPEAGYTPDAQIEMASITVRHYNRADQTRVERATLLNLLSLSPMDSVFRSPSWKLNVGMNTIRHNGCQLCSNGVFSGGLGGAKELRLLNREVLFAFAEAEANVSRAYDDMHRVGGGATIGILSDLAERWKVMATGSYLRFPLGDKSDEFRWYVGSRFTIAQNWAVRLEYNHRNHDNDILFSVQAFF; encoded by the coding sequence ATCTCTGAGGCCCAGTCACCAGACCATGAGTCCTATCTCGCGCAGCTGATCGAGCAGGCGCAACAAAAGAAACTCGCCGAACAGCGTGATTGGCGGCTGTTGTTGCATTATCGGAAGGGACTCTTTGGAGAATATGAAAGCGAACAGGACGACCCAGGGTTTTTTCTGTCTCCGAACGGAAAGACCAATCCGGAAGCCGAACTAGCTGCCACACTCGCACAATTCTTCTCATCCGAACTGGTGGGACGATCCAAGCAGCCGGCTCAATGCGCCTTTGTGGCGCGCTATCACTGGCTCAAGGAACAACTCACATTTGACTCGGCCCGTCTTCCCCAGCTTGCGTGCGAACGGTTCGATCGCTGGTACGAAGATTTTGAAGTTGACTCCGTCTCCCTGATCTTTCCTTCATCCTATCTAAACAACCCGGCGTCGATGTTTGGCCATACGCTGTTTCGCGTGGACCAAAAAGGCCAAACGGAACAGACCCGTATTCTGTCCTACACCATCAACTATGCGGCTGATGTTCCACCCAACAGCGGGTTGCTGTATCCAATACGAGGGATCTTCGGCAGCTATCGAGGATACTTCTCAACGATTCCTTATTACCTGAAGGTGCAGCAGTATCGAGACATTGAGAACCGCGATATTTGGGAATATAGGTTGAATCTCACCGAAAATCAGTTACGGCGCTTCCTGATGCATACGTGGGAACTGGGGAATGCCTATTTCGACTATTTCTACTTCAAGGAAAACTGCTCCTATCACATCCTGGCTTTGTTGGATTATGCCGATCCGAACTTGCATCTGACCGATGAATTTCTGTTTTGGACCGTTCCGGCTGACACCGTCAGATTAATTATTTCAAAACCTGGCTTGGTATCTGGCATTACCTATCGCCCTTCCCGCAGCACCATCATCAAGCGAAAGCGAGAATCACTACCCGCGGCAGAGCGGGATCTAGCGCAACGGGTCACCCAAGACCTTGGGGAACTGACTTCGCCGGCGTTCACTCACCTCACTCCTCCCAAACAGGCGTTTGTCCTGGATTTGGCGTCAGATTTTCTTCGCTCTCAGATTGAGACGAAAAAGGATCCGAAACCAGAATGGAAAGAGCGTAATAGGGCAGTTCTGACGGCTCGTAGCCGACTTCGAATCCCATCTGAGGAATTCTCCGTACGTCCATTTGCGAAACAGCCTGAGCTAGGCCATAAGATGTTACAGGCTACACTCGGAGGAGGATGGCGGAATAACGATACGTTCGAAGAGGCAACGTTTCGGGGGGGATACCACAGCTTATTAGACCCGGAGGCGGGCTATACGCCGGATGCGCAGATCGAAATGGCCTCCATTACGGTTCGGCATTACAACCGAGCTGATCAGACCAGAGTAGAACGAGCCACGTTGCTGAATCTGCTGTCACTCTCACCTATGGACTCCGTTTTTCGATCGCCCTCCTGGAAGCTCAACGTGGGGATGAACACGATTCGCCACAATGGCTGTCAGCTCTGCAGCAATGGTGTATTTAGCGGTGGCTTAGGAGGGGCAAAGGAATTGCGGCTGCTCAACCGCGAAGTCCTGTTCGCTTTCGCAGAAGCCGAAGCGAACGTCAGTCGAGCTTATGATGACATGCACCGAGTCGGTGGTGGCGCAACGATTGGGATCTTATCCGATCTCGCTGAACGCTGGAAAGTTATGGCAACGGGGTCGTATCTAAGGTTTCCCCTTGGTGACAAGTCCGACGAGTTTCGCTGGTACGTTGGCTCTCGTTTCACAATAGCCCAGAATTGGGCGGTAAGACTGGAGTATAACCATCGGAACCATGACAACGATATTCTCTTCAGTGTTCAAGCCTTTTTTTAA
- a CDS encoding M48 family metallopeptidase, with protein MVETAPNGLYFGDGFPASGVPCVVRVEEHGLTITFSSDVHGAEKGADSVPFSDMRVSAGGLDHDQLVVMWDTPTAPRTLYLKNPDVIRAFRQAAPAHLNSPLERAAEQVRQVRKRHRVVWGVVGGSLLALVLGLWFGSDVLVELAVDRIPIEWEQKLGESAYRDFLGGQEVMQEGPAVSAVEEMTRRLAGQILDSPYRFKVTVVKSDVVNAFALPGGSVVVFTGLMKKADRPEEVAGVLAHELNHVLQRHGLERIVKQLGFIAVASIIFGNQQGLGQIMKQLGVELMTLKFGRAQETEADLTGLQLLHRAKIDPSGMITFFERLAEKDGGRVELLSTHPMSGSRAERLKTELAAMPIVTPEPFAFEWGTIQTALGVPISTGS; from the coding sequence ATGGTTGAGACTGCGCCCAATGGGCTCTATTTCGGCGACGGATTCCCTGCCAGTGGTGTGCCGTGCGTCGTTCGCGTCGAAGAGCATGGACTCACGATCACCTTTTCTTCTGACGTTCATGGAGCCGAGAAGGGTGCAGACTCTGTGCCGTTTTCAGATATGCGCGTGTCTGCTGGTGGGCTGGACCACGATCAGCTGGTGGTGATGTGGGACACACCGACTGCACCGCGGACTCTGTATCTGAAAAACCCTGATGTCATTCGAGCGTTCCGGCAAGCCGCCCCGGCGCATTTGAACAGCCCGCTTGAACGGGCGGCGGAACAAGTCCGTCAGGTGCGGAAGCGGCACCGAGTGGTCTGGGGTGTCGTCGGGGGGAGTCTCCTGGCTCTGGTGTTGGGGCTATGGTTTGGAAGCGACGTGCTGGTCGAACTGGCAGTCGATCGCATTCCCATCGAGTGGGAACAGAAGCTGGGCGAATCAGCCTATCGCGACTTTCTCGGCGGGCAAGAGGTGATGCAAGAAGGTCCAGCGGTGTCGGCTGTCGAGGAGATGACCCGTCGTCTGGCCGGCCAGATTCTGGATAGTCCCTATCGATTCAAGGTCACTGTCGTGAAGAGTGATGTGGTGAATGCCTTTGCCCTGCCAGGTGGCTCTGTCGTGGTCTTTACCGGACTGATGAAAAAAGCGGACCGTCCGGAAGAGGTGGCAGGGGTCTTGGCGCATGAGTTGAACCATGTCCTACAGCGGCACGGGCTCGAGCGGATCGTGAAACAGCTGGGCTTCATTGCCGTGGCGTCAATTATTTTTGGGAACCAGCAAGGCTTGGGGCAGATAATGAAACAACTTGGTGTGGAATTAATGACGCTGAAGTTCGGTCGTGCGCAGGAAACCGAGGCAGATCTGACCGGTCTTCAATTGCTCCACCGTGCCAAGATCGACCCGTCCGGTATGATCACCTTCTTTGAGCGGCTGGCGGAGAAGGATGGGGGGCGGGTGGAATTGCTGTCCACCCATCCGATGAGCGGCTCAAGGGCTGAGCGGTTGAAAACTGAGCTCGCAGCCATGCCGATCGTAACTCCGGAACCCTTCGCGTTCGAATGGGGCACGATTCAAACGGCACTTGGCGTGCCGATCAGTACAGGCTCATGA
- a CDS encoding outer membrane beta-barrel protein produces the protein MSGYALGSWPRDQDIFNQGAIIPASIQQGFGAGVKVGLFPSALHGMMGLALDSNIHHGTLSFPNATRGSIHGTGRSDLLVSNTTANLILRYPGKYVRPYVGIGLGWSSGVLLNPNISGRADEDFDSAYALVHQFLVGGQFLISPKWFLFGEYRYVSANYHWDGLAIDFRTHYGLAGAGLRF, from the coding sequence TTGAGTGGATACGCGCTAGGCAGTTGGCCGCGCGATCAGGACATTTTTAATCAAGGGGCGATCATTCCAGCTTCCATACAGCAGGGCTTTGGAGCTGGAGTGAAGGTTGGACTCTTCCCATCTGCGCTGCATGGAATGATGGGGCTCGCATTGGATTCAAATATCCACCACGGAACACTCTCATTCCCCAATGCCACAAGAGGATCGATCCACGGCACGGGTCGGTCCGACCTGCTAGTGAGTAATACGACGGCCAATCTCATCTTGCGGTATCCAGGCAAGTACGTCCGTCCGTATGTTGGGATTGGTCTTGGTTGGTCCTCTGGAGTCCTCCTCAACCCGAACATCTCTGGGCGAGCGGATGAGGATTTTGACTCTGCCTATGCCTTAGTCCATCAGTTTCTGGTCGGCGGACAGTTTCTAATCAGTCCCAAGTGGTTTCTGTTCGGCGAATATCGGTATGTATCGGCCAACTATCACTGGGACGGATTAGCCATCGATTTTCGCACCCATTATGGATTGGCGGGTGCAGGGCTACGCTTTTAA
- a CDS encoding amidohydrolase family protein, translating to MGHSPNLFTDPPSVEKGKIFPTTIPTQIVSNEEFDPLCQTNQQKAVEQLAEAMVAQAAARRGVSRREFLWTTGSMAAGLLAMNALFGRFFTVDAIELFEPAAFAAQQGTPYFIFDVQTHYVSSGYDPSDAESNRKGAVSKQALLSLRKHIREAGLNPVLAGDRGSIDDLSWKNFVKEVFLDSETSIGLISTPPGPYPQEAVVPPKEMAHIRDEINRLAGSQRMLAHGLITPQLGSADLEFMAMQAEILKVDAWKCYTGSCPKGFDRGWRMDDEEIAYPMLEQAQKLGVKRICVHKGLPLGPVPDYNHPRDLIKAAKDFPELTFLVYHSGFRGVAAIDQIFAKTGEIPWTTEFCRMKEREPGISNIYMELGSTFAQLVTTYPLICAHLLGQIIRAFGVNHVLWGTDSIWYGTPQWQIEAFRRFQIPDQLIEKHQYQPLTRQTKEWIFGLNAAKIFEINIEAKRKALPGDALGRLRMTYLDEGPEPSRRVYGWVAG from the coding sequence ATGGGACATTCCCCAAACCTGTTTACGGATCCCCCTTCTGTGGAAAAAGGCAAGATATTCCCTACGACCATTCCTACCCAGATCGTCTCAAACGAGGAATTTGATCCTCTCTGCCAGACAAACCAGCAGAAGGCCGTTGAGCAATTAGCCGAGGCGATGGTGGCACAAGCAGCGGCGCGGCGAGGGGTCTCTCGGCGAGAATTCCTATGGACGACAGGTTCAATGGCGGCCGGGCTTCTGGCCATGAATGCACTGTTCGGGCGATTCTTTACTGTTGACGCTATTGAACTGTTTGAACCGGCCGCGTTTGCCGCACAGCAGGGAACACCCTACTTCATCTTCGATGTGCAGACCCACTATGTCAGCTCGGGCTACGATCCGTCCGATGCTGAATCCAATCGTAAGGGAGCGGTGTCAAAACAGGCACTGCTTTCCCTGAGAAAGCACATTCGAGAGGCCGGACTCAATCCAGTGTTGGCCGGGGATCGGGGTTCCATTGACGATCTCTCGTGGAAGAATTTTGTCAAGGAAGTGTTTTTGGACAGTGAAACCAGCATCGGTTTAATCAGCACCCCGCCGGGGCCGTATCCACAAGAGGCCGTCGTTCCGCCGAAGGAAATGGCGCATATTCGGGATGAGATCAATCGACTGGCTGGGTCGCAGCGAATGCTGGCGCATGGGCTCATCACACCGCAACTCGGCTCGGCTGACCTAGAATTCATGGCGATGCAGGCTGAGATCCTCAAGGTGGATGCCTGGAAGTGTTATACGGGATCTTGTCCAAAGGGATTTGATAGAGGCTGGCGTATGGATGATGAGGAGATCGCCTATCCGATGTTGGAGCAGGCCCAAAAGCTTGGGGTGAAACGCATCTGTGTCCACAAAGGCCTCCCGCTTGGCCCCGTTCCGGATTACAACCACCCGAGAGATCTCATCAAAGCCGCGAAGGATTTCCCTGAGCTTACCTTTTTGGTGTATCACTCCGGATTTCGTGGAGTGGCCGCAATCGATCAGATATTTGCGAAAACCGGAGAAATCCCCTGGACCACCGAGTTCTGCCGGATGAAGGAACGGGAACCGGGGATCTCAAATATCTACATGGAGCTGGGATCGACGTTTGCGCAATTAGTCACGACCTACCCGCTGATCTGCGCGCATCTACTGGGACAGATCATTCGTGCGTTCGGGGTCAACCATGTGCTGTGGGGAACGGACTCCATCTGGTATGGGACTCCGCAGTGGCAGATCGAAGCGTTCCGGCGATTCCAAATACCCGATCAATTGATCGAGAAGCATCAATATCAGCCCTTGACCAGACAGACCAAAGAATGGATTTTCGGACTGAATGCCGCCAAGATTTTTGAGATCAATATTGAAGCGAAACGGAAGGCGCTTCCTGGCGATGCCCTTGGTCGGCTCAGGATGACCTACTTGGATGAGGGGCCGGAGCCGAGTCGGCGAGTGTATGGATGGGTTGCGGGGTGA
- a CDS encoding DUF3332 family protein encodes MTTLVRRMMIAVVLMCFVTVSTACYGPFNLTKNVYHWNSNVKGSGQVNDKWMKEIVFFGMLIVPAYMFSALLDTFIFNSMHFWTGESPIKASDTGVDDTKVATVGDTTIRWTQSNDGATVTYERHGIVERRATIVPNGAGYRLIDEDGKLLSEAEYAMDGGVQLRNGDGRVVNRWSQSQLQSLAPAQ; translated from the coding sequence ATGACTACACTCGTTCGTCGCATGATGATTGCGGTTGTGTTGATGTGCTTTGTAACGGTGAGTACGGCTTGCTATGGTCCGTTTAATCTCACCAAGAACGTCTATCACTGGAATAGTAATGTCAAAGGCAGCGGACAAGTGAACGACAAGTGGATGAAGGAGATTGTCTTCTTTGGGATGTTGATCGTTCCCGCCTACATGTTTTCGGCGCTGCTGGACACATTTATCTTTAACTCAATGCACTTTTGGACTGGGGAAAGCCCGATCAAAGCTTCTGATACAGGTGTTGACGATACGAAGGTGGCCACTGTGGGTGATACTACCATCCGGTGGACCCAGTCGAATGATGGGGCAACGGTGACCTATGAACGCCACGGTATCGTCGAGCGTCGAGCCACGATTGTCCCCAATGGGGCAGGGTATCGTCTCATTGATGAGGATGGCAAGCTGCTATCTGAGGCAGAGTACGCCATGGACGGGGGTGTCCAACTTCGCAATGGTGATGGACGGGTAGTGAATCGTTGGAGCCAGTCGCAACTTCAATCGCTCGCTCCGGCGCAATAA
- a CDS encoding TIGR04283 family arsenosugar biosynthesis glycosyltransferase, with amino-acid sequence MTISVIIPTLNEERSLPQSLACLSASAPTEIIIVDGGSTDRTLDLAHDFCGRMTNARVITARQGRASQMNEGAKASQGEVLLFLHADTQLPPQAERIVGLALTSPSVVGGRFDVRFDSSSPWSQVISSFMNRRSRLTRIATGDQALFVRRDVFEMLGGFSEIPLMEDIEFSRRLQQAGGIVALRDTVVTSFRRWDTQGPLRTILFMWTLRFLYWAGVSPHQLARVYHAVR; translated from the coding sequence ATGACAATCTCTGTCATCATCCCGACGCTAAACGAAGAACGGAGTCTGCCACAGAGTCTCGCATGTTTGTCGGCCTCGGCTCCCACTGAGATCATCATCGTCGACGGAGGCAGCACAGACCGTACCCTCGACCTTGCTCACGACTTCTGTGGACGCATGACAAACGCCCGTGTCATCACGGCGCGACAAGGCCGCGCGTCCCAAATGAATGAAGGCGCGAAGGCCAGTCAGGGTGAGGTCCTCCTCTTCTTGCATGCCGACACTCAACTTCCGCCACAAGCTGAACGGATTGTTGGATTGGCCTTAACCAGCCCATCCGTGGTGGGGGGACGTTTCGACGTCCGATTCGATAGCTCTTCGCCGTGGAGCCAAGTCATCAGCTCCTTTATGAATCGCAGGTCGCGCCTGACGAGGATCGCAACCGGCGATCAAGCCCTTTTTGTGCGCCGTGACGTATTCGAGATGCTCGGCGGTTTTAGTGAGATTCCCCTGATGGAAGACATTGAATTCAGCAGGCGACTCCAGCAAGCCGGTGGTATTGTGGCACTCCGAGACACCGTCGTGACCTCCTTTAGACGGTGGGACACACAAGGCCCCCTGCGGACCATTCTCTTTATGTGGACGCTGCGTTTCCTCTACTGGGCGGGTGTCAGCCCGCATCAACTGGCCCGTGTCTACCACGCGGTGCGATAG